Part of the Desulfobacterales bacterium genome is shown below.
GCGGTATGTATAAGGGGATTGTAATCGTAACAAAGCGTACCTATGTTAAACTAAAAAATTTTGTCGATTATATTATTAGAGGAAAGAGTATTATTTTTAGGTTTGTGGTGCTATATTTAAAATTATTTTGAATATTTTTGTGGAGGGTCGTTATGAAAACTAAAAAAAAGATTGATAAGATTTCTTGCCAGGATAACGCCGACAGCATGACCGTTAAACGCGGACTGGCCCAGATGCTTAAAGGCGGCGTTATCATGGACGTGGTGACGCCTGAGCAGGCCCGGATCGCCGAGGATGCCGGGGCGGTGGCGGTGATGGCCCTTGAACGGGTCCCGGCCGACATCCGTGCGGATGGGGGGGTGGCGCGCATGTCGGACCCCGGCTTGATTCGCAAGATTATTGAGACCGTATCCATCCCGGTGATGGCAAAATGTCGCATCGGCCATTTTGTGGAAGCCCAGATACTGGAAGCCATAGGTGTGGATTATATCGATGAAAGTGAAGTGCTGACACCGGCGGATGAAGCCTATCATGTCAACAAGCATGCGTTCAAAGTGCCTTTTGTGTGCGGATGCCGCAACCTGGGTGAGGCCTTACGCCGACTGGGCGAAGGCGCTGCCATGATTCGTACCAAGGGCGAAGCCGGGACCGGAGATGTTGTGGAGGCGGTCCGGCATGCCCGCTCGGTTTTGGGGGAGATCCGGCGTCTGCAATCTATGCCCGATGAGGAATTGATGACTTATGCCAAAACCATCGGTGCCCCTTACGAACTGGTTAAAGAAACGAAAACGCTGGGGCGGCTGCCGGTGGTAAATTTTGCCGCGGGGGGGCTCGCGACACCTGCGGACGCAGCCTTGCTGATGCAGATCGGGGTTGATGGGGTTTTTGTCGGCTCGGGAATTTTCAAAAGCGGAAATCCGGCCCAGCGGGCCAAGGCAATTGTTGAGGCCACAACGCACTTCAGAAATCCAAATATTCTTGCCAAAGTAAGTGAAAATCTGGGAGCCCCCATGGTGGGTATCAACGTCAGCAGTTTGACTGAAAAAGAGCAATTGGCAACACGCGGCTGGTAAGCATGGAAAATGATACCAAAAAAATCGGGGTACTGGCATTACAGGGTGATTTTATCGAACACATCGCTGCCTTGCGCCGCCTGGGCGTTGATGCCGTAGAGGTGCGGTTGCCGGCGGACTTGCAGGATCTCTCAGGCCTGATTATTCCCGGGGGCGAAAGCACCACCATCGGGAAACTGGCTGTCAGCTATGGCCTCATGGATCCTTTGCGCCATTTCGGCCGCCACAAGGCGCTGTGGGGTACCTGTGCCGGAATGATTTTAATGGCCAAGGAAATCGGTATGGATCAGCCGCTGTTGGGCCTGATGGATATCAAAGTCCAGCGAAATGCTTTCGGACGCCAGAAGGAAAGTTTTCGAAGCGATATTACGGTGCCGGTTCTGGAGGAAGGAGATGTCCGGCCGTTTCCGGCTGTTTTTATTCGGGCGCCTAAACTCCTATCGGCAAGCGGAAAGGCGAAAGTCATCGCTTCCCTGCCGGATGGAACCGTTGTGGCTGCCCAGGAGGACAAATGGCTGGTAACGTCCTTTCACCCGGAATTGACAACGGATGACCGATTCCATCGATATTTTTTAGGCCTGGTTTAAGTAAACCGATTCGCTCAAACAACTTTCCGGTTTTAAACGCAATGCTGCCGGAGCGGGACTCGGATCTGAAATTCATCGAAAATCTCAGTCTTTTGTGGCATCTATTTGACAATTACGGAACTTTACTCTAATAAATTTCAATGAACCGGGGCTGCAGCGGAGGGTGTGAGGGTGAAGGACTTTCTAAAGAGCATATTTGCCTTAAAACACAGAAAGTATAAGCGATACCAGGTTCAAGAGGGATTAACGGTTGCGATTGATCCAGAACCATTGCCCGAGGATCAAATCGTGGATATCGGAATGGGCGGCCTCACATTTAACCGGGTTGACAAGGTACAACCCCTGCCGGTCAGATTTAAGATCGATTTATTTATGGATGGCAAGTTATATCTGGAAAAGTTAAAAGTTAAACTGATTTCAAATATCGAGTTCGGTGATATCTCATACAGCTCCAAGAACATCCGCCGCATCAGTGTTCAATTCTTAAGCCTGACACCTATACAGGAGTTTGATTTAAAAGCCCTGATAAAGAGTCACGGCATAGAGGAAATTTAGTGAGGTAAATTGTGATAGCATTCGCATCTGCTGATTTAAAAAAGACGTCCATGGAAACATTGATAATACCGGTGTGTGCGGACAAGGAAATCCATTCGGACCGGGCGATTGTTGCAGTTCTTAAAAAAGTAAAAAAACTGAAAGAGTTCAGCGGGGCAAAAGACGAGGAAATTGTTTTCTATAAGCCATCCGGGATAGCGGCGGACCGGATCATTTTTTTTGGGTTGGGGAAATTGAACGGGGTTGATGCCGAAGCCTTGCGGGCAATGGCGGGAAAAGCAGCTAAAAGAAGTATCCAGATGAAGCTTGACGCCGTCCATTTTATGGTGCCGGCGGCACAAAAAATCAAACTGGAGCTGTCCCTGATTCTCGAGGCTTTGATGGAAGGGCTTTCTCTGGGAAACCATCTGTTCGACAAATATCTGGCGGAAAAAAAACAAAAGCCGCTTAAAAAAGCGTATTTGCTGGTTGCGGATGAAGCGGCGAAAAAATACGGCAGGCTTCCGTCGCGGATAGAGGCCATTTGCACGGGAACCGCGCTGGCAAGGGACTGGGTCAGCATGCCGTCCAATGAGAAACGACCGGAGCAGTTTGCAAATTTAATTGTAACCCATGCGCGCAAGGTGAAACTGAACGCCAGAATCATGCAGGAAAGGGAGCTGGTACAGAAGAAGTTCGGTGCGCTGCTGGCAGTCGGCGCCGGGAGTCAGAGCCGGCCGCGGATGGTCGTCATGGAATATAAAGTCAAAGGATCCCGGAAAACAATCGCATTTGTCGGTAAGGGGGTAACGTTTGATTCCGGGGGGATTAATTTAAAGCCGTCGACTTCAATGGACGATATGAAAATGGACATGTCCGGTGCGGCTGCGGTTGCAGCCACATTGATTACGAT
Proteins encoded:
- the pdxS gene encoding pyridoxal 5'-phosphate synthase lyase subunit PdxS, which gives rise to MTVKRGLAQMLKGGVIMDVVTPEQARIAEDAGAVAVMALERVPADIRADGGVARMSDPGLIRKIIETVSIPVMAKCRIGHFVEAQILEAIGVDYIDESEVLTPADEAYHVNKHAFKVPFVCGCRNLGEALRRLGEGAAMIRTKGEAGTGDVVEAVRHARSVLGEIRRLQSMPDEELMTYAKTIGAPYELVKETKTLGRLPVVNFAAGGLATPADAALLMQIGVDGVFVGSGIFKSGNPAQRAKAIVEATTHFRNPNILAKVSENLGAPMVGINVSSLTEKEQLATRGW
- the pdxT gene encoding pyridoxal 5'-phosphate synthase glutaminase subunit PdxT codes for the protein MENDTKKIGVLALQGDFIEHIAALRRLGVDAVEVRLPADLQDLSGLIIPGGESTTIGKLAVSYGLMDPLRHFGRHKALWGTCAGMILMAKEIGMDQPLLGLMDIKVQRNAFGRQKESFRSDITVPVLEEGDVRPFPAVFIRAPKLLSASGKAKVIASLPDGTVVAAQEDKWLVTSFHPELTTDDRFHRYFLGLV
- a CDS encoding leucyl aminopeptidase, which gives rise to MIAFASADLKKTSMETLIIPVCADKEIHSDRAIVAVLKKVKKLKEFSGAKDEEIVFYKPSGIAADRIIFFGLGKLNGVDAEALRAMAGKAAKRSIQMKLDAVHFMVPAAQKIKLELSLILEALMEGLSLGNHLFDKYLAEKKQKPLKKAYLLVADEAAKKYGRLPSRIEAICTGTALARDWVSMPSNEKRPEQFANLIVTHARKVKLNARIMQERELVQKKFGALLAVGAGSQSRPRMVVMEYKVKGSRKTIAFVGKGVTFDSGGINLKPSTSMDDMKMDMSGAAAVAATLITIAKLKPRINVIGVVPIVENMPSGSASRPGDIIKSYSGKSIEIGNTDAEGRLILVDAMAYVSRKYKPQTLIDLATLTGACVVALGEKIAGVFSEDDALAEVIVASGKKTHERCWRMPLPQDYKEQLKSDFADISNMGSTRWGGAITAALFLSEFVKDIRWAHIDIAGPAYAKKGDAYCTAGGTGFGVRLLCDLIDKL